Proteins co-encoded in one Sulfuricystis thermophila genomic window:
- a CDS encoding transglycosylase SLT domain-containing protein, protein MREEARAYEHGEGVTKDPAKAYALYCAAAKAGDAEAQYSLGWMIANGRGVPRDDAVAAYFFSLAAGQGHEPSRQMLRFVGAPTDKTPECLRDPPPAADLADDIEFSSEEQRRLAELVKRLAPEYGIEPRLALAIARTESNLNPRAVSPKNAQGLMQLIPETAVRFNVKKPFDPEQNVRGGLAYLRWLLAYFRGDVALAAAAYNAGEGAVNRFLGIPPFAETREYVKRILEFFRRHEHPYDASVTEPSPELPKILHRLSRVRS, encoded by the coding sequence ATGCGTGAGGAAGCCCGCGCCTATGAACATGGGGAAGGTGTGACCAAGGACCCGGCGAAAGCCTATGCGCTGTATTGCGCGGCGGCGAAAGCCGGCGATGCGGAAGCGCAATACAGTCTGGGCTGGATGATCGCCAATGGCCGCGGCGTGCCACGCGACGATGCCGTCGCCGCCTACTTCTTCAGCCTCGCCGCCGGACAGGGGCACGAACCCTCGCGGCAAATGCTGCGTTTCGTCGGTGCGCCGACAGACAAGACTCCGGAATGCCTGCGCGATCCGCCGCCTGCCGCAGACCTGGCCGATGACATCGAATTCAGCAGCGAGGAGCAGCGCCGATTGGCCGAGCTGGTCAAGCGTCTTGCTCCGGAATACGGTATCGAACCGCGGCTGGCACTCGCCATTGCGCGCACCGAATCGAATCTCAACCCACGCGCCGTCTCGCCGAAGAACGCTCAGGGTTTGATGCAGCTGATCCCGGAAACCGCCGTGCGCTTCAACGTCAAGAAGCCCTTCGATCCCGAACAGAACGTGCGCGGCGGCCTTGCTTACCTACGCTGGCTGCTGGCCTATTTCCGCGGCGACGTCGCCCTTGCCGCTGCGGCCTACAATGCCGGCGAAGGCGCGGTCAACCGCTTCCTCGGCATTCCGCCTTTTGCCGAAACGCGCGAATATGTGAAGCGCATCCTGGAATTCTTCCGCCGCCACGAACACCCGTACGACGCCTCGGTGACGGAGCCTTCGCCTGAACTACCGAAGATCCTGCACCGCCTCTCCAGAGTCCGATCATGA
- a CDS encoding sugar-transfer associated ATP-grasp domain-containing protein, whose amino-acid sequence MRIDDLLARLKEYREWVSLAEKQTGKSLLSQAREIWALKHAGGQCGITDYYWFRLYDENYLSGEGQADFLGWRLQDPFNFALNPRHVVLPAWDKLVFAQIAQAAGLPVAPILACYHPASKLPLSGCRHLATIESVVEFLREEAEYPLYSKPAYSQQGEGALALLGYRREDDSLLLAGGRTITIAEFSKRLNEPVDRRYHRPECGFLFQQILRNAPEIEKLTGWSAISGIRLICLNGPDGVIPIAAAWKIAVPPNTVDNFHMGAYGNLVAGVDLSSGRVERVVNGFWPTAQLLERHPVTGHPFLGFHLPGWTTMLDICREAGRVFPLMRVHHWDFALTDRGPAIIELNDMGGTQIVQLLGRGLLKRETREFLKRHADRKVHRWVNEL is encoded by the coding sequence ATGCGTATCGATGATCTGTTGGCGCGGCTGAAGGAATACCGCGAATGGGTATCCCTGGCTGAGAAGCAGACCGGAAAGAGCTTGCTGAGCCAAGCGCGCGAAATATGGGCGCTGAAACATGCCGGTGGTCAATGCGGCATTACCGACTACTACTGGTTCAGGCTATACGATGAAAATTACTTGTCAGGGGAAGGGCAAGCGGATTTTCTCGGCTGGCGCTTGCAAGACCCTTTCAATTTCGCGTTGAACCCGCGTCATGTCGTGCTGCCTGCATGGGATAAGCTGGTGTTTGCGCAGATTGCGCAAGCAGCGGGTTTGCCGGTGGCACCAATCCTGGCCTGCTACCATCCGGCTAGCAAATTGCCGCTCTCGGGCTGCAGGCATCTTGCCACGATCGAATCGGTCGTGGAATTTTTGCGCGAGGAGGCCGAATATCCACTTTATTCAAAACCTGCCTATTCGCAGCAAGGCGAAGGAGCGCTCGCTTTGCTCGGTTATCGGCGGGAGGACGACAGCCTGCTTCTTGCGGGCGGTCGTACGATCACGATAGCCGAGTTTTCGAAACGCCTCAACGAGCCGGTCGATCGACGTTATCACCGTCCTGAATGTGGGTTCCTTTTTCAGCAGATCTTGCGCAACGCCCCTGAAATCGAAAAATTGACGGGTTGGTCTGCAATCAGCGGCATACGCTTGATCTGTTTGAATGGGCCGGACGGCGTCATTCCGATTGCGGCAGCATGGAAGATCGCCGTGCCGCCGAACACTGTGGATAACTTCCACATGGGGGCTTACGGCAACTTGGTGGCAGGGGTGGACCTGTCCTCTGGGAGAGTCGAGCGGGTCGTCAATGGTTTTTGGCCGACCGCACAGTTGCTCGAGCGTCATCCAGTGACAGGGCATCCTTTCCTCGGCTTTCATCTTCCAGGTTGGACTACGATGCTCGATATCTGTCGGGAAGCCGGGAGAGTCTTCCCCTTGATGAGGGTGCATCACTGGGATTTCGCGCTCACGGATCGAGGGCCGGCGATCATCGAATTGAACGACATGGGAGGAACACAGATCGTCCAGTTGCTTGGTCGCGGGCTGCTCAAGAGAGAAACGCGCGAATTTCTCAAGCGCCATGCCGACCGCAAGGTGCATCGATGGGTGAATGAGTTGTAG
- a CDS encoding nucleotidyltransferase domain-containing protein, with the protein MSALITQTLLQPERSLALTAAQWDLLVRQGRRANLLGKLAAELASFGLLERVPQAPRSHLFSALAVADQQARAIRWEVRCIHEALAAEDIPAVLLKGAAYVMAELPPARGRVFSDVDILVPKERIDHAEAALIRHGWSSSHHDAYYQRYYRQWMHEIPPLMHQKRGTVIDVHHAILPLTARIKVNTSALWDAPVPLSAHENFFILQPIDMVLHSAAHLFHEGELHNGLRDLFDLDALLRHFGKNAAFWADLLPRARDLGLERPLFYALRYTHRLLGTPMPEQVLANISQPAAAVRLAMDFCYMRALQPEHASCRRFGTPAARFALYVRSHWLRMPFFLLVYHLSRKALLPEKRVDDATNAQEAVGGQAG; encoded by the coding sequence ATGTCGGCTTTGATCACGCAAACCCTGTTACAACCGGAGCGTTCGCTGGCGCTGACAGCGGCACAATGGGATCTGCTCGTGCGCCAGGGCCGCCGTGCGAATCTCCTCGGCAAGCTCGCCGCCGAACTTGCTTCATTTGGGCTACTGGAGAGGGTTCCCCAGGCGCCACGATCCCATCTGTTCTCCGCTCTGGCAGTTGCGGACCAGCAGGCACGTGCGATTCGCTGGGAGGTTCGCTGTATCCATGAGGCTCTGGCAGCAGAGGATATTCCTGCCGTATTGTTGAAGGGCGCAGCTTATGTGATGGCTGAACTTCCGCCGGCCAGGGGCAGGGTCTTTTCGGATGTCGACATCCTCGTCCCGAAAGAACGCATCGATCACGCCGAGGCGGCACTGATTCGGCATGGTTGGAGCAGCAGCCATCACGATGCCTACTATCAACGGTATTACCGGCAATGGATGCATGAGATCCCGCCGTTGATGCATCAAAAGCGCGGTACGGTCATCGACGTGCATCACGCCATCCTGCCGTTGACGGCACGTATCAAGGTGAATACCTCCGCATTGTGGGATGCTCCGGTGCCGCTGTCGGCCCATGAGAATTTTTTCATCCTGCAGCCGATCGACATGGTGCTGCATAGTGCTGCCCACCTCTTCCACGAGGGGGAATTGCACAACGGTTTGCGGGATTTGTTCGATCTCGATGCGCTCCTGCGCCATTTCGGCAAAAATGCCGCTTTCTGGGCGGACCTTCTGCCAAGGGCAAGGGATCTCGGCCTGGAACGGCCGTTGTTCTATGCACTGAGGTATACGCATCGGCTCCTGGGTACACCCATGCCCGAACAAGTACTGGCTAACATCAGCCAGCCGGCCGCTGCCGTTCGTCTGGCGATGGATTTTTGCTATATGCGTGCCTTGCAACCGGAACATGCCTCCTGTCGCCGTTTCGGGACGCCTGCCGCCCGATTCGCTCTCTATGTCCGCTCACACTGGTTGCGCATGCCATTTTTTCTGCTTGTCTATCATCTGTCCCGCAAGGCTTTGTTGCCGGAAAAGCGGGTCGATGACGCTACAAACGCCCAGGAAGCCGTCGGCGGCCAAGCAGGCTGA
- a CDS encoding HPr-rel-A system PqqD family peptide chaperone, translating into MELRFGLDRTGRFLVKSWEDEAVAYDVLSGDTHLLDPLSLAVLVYLSDSVRPREEIVRHLASSFELPIDEHSRDYIHATLTRLETVGLLELRDD; encoded by the coding sequence ATGGAACTCCGTTTCGGGCTGGATCGGACTGGTCGTTTCCTAGTCAAGTCTTGGGAAGACGAGGCCGTCGCCTATGATGTGCTCTCTGGCGATACCCATCTGCTCGACCCCCTTTCCTTGGCAGTCCTCGTGTATCTTTCCGATTCGGTGCGGCCGCGTGAGGAAATCGTCCGTCATTTGGCTTCGAGCTTCGAACTGCCTATCGATGAGCATTCGCGCGACTACATTCACGCGACACTCACCCGCCTCGAAACGGTTGGTCTTCTGGAGCTGAGAGACGATTGA
- a CDS encoding ABC transporter permease, translating to MQGLLKLALRNIFRHRGRTAMTLASIVFGVVALILAGGFIEDTIIETGEATIRSNTGHIQVARRGYWEYGSQQPERYLIDDVEGVRRQMVAMDGVADVMFRLGFSGLLGNGRSDWPIIGEGVEPDREARLASYLTVVSGRRMTDQDRFGMMIGAGVAKALKLGAGDTASLLVSTPGGATNLLDFEIVGVFQTFSKDYDARAVRISLAAAQELLATPGAQLGVLLLKDTAATGIAAETLRRQFAGKEFELRTWQDLDEFYNQTVTLYRQQFGFLTAIILVMLLLSVSNTVNIGIFERVSEFGTMLALGNRASRVFGLIVTESVCLGLIGSLLGVVIGVVLALAISQVGIPMPPPPNADQGYISKVLVVPEVIGLAFLTGLLAAALASILPARKVSRMQIAEALRQGV from the coding sequence ATGCAAGGATTGCTGAAACTGGCGTTGCGCAACATCTTCCGTCACCGCGGCCGCACCGCGATGACGCTGGCGTCGATCGTCTTCGGTGTCGTGGCCCTGATCCTGGCGGGCGGATTCATCGAGGACACGATCATCGAGACCGGCGAGGCGACGATCCGCTCGAACACCGGGCACATCCAGGTGGCGCGGCGCGGTTATTGGGAGTATGGCAGCCAGCAGCCCGAGCGTTACCTGATCGACGATGTGGAAGGGGTACGTCGTCAAATGGTTGCGATGGATGGTGTCGCGGACGTGATGTTTCGCCTCGGCTTTTCTGGCTTGCTGGGCAATGGCCGCAGCGATTGGCCGATCATCGGTGAGGGGGTCGAGCCGGATCGCGAAGCCCGGCTGGCGAGTTATCTGACAGTGGTTTCGGGGCGGCGGATGACCGACCAGGACCGCTTCGGCATGATGATCGGCGCCGGCGTCGCCAAGGCGCTGAAACTCGGCGCTGGCGATACGGCATCGCTCTTGGTCAGCACCCCTGGGGGGGCGACGAATCTGCTCGATTTCGAAATCGTCGGCGTCTTCCAGACCTTTTCGAAGGATTACGACGCGCGTGCAGTGCGCATTTCGCTTGCGGCGGCACAGGAGCTGCTGGCGACACCGGGCGCGCAGCTCGGCGTGCTGCTGCTCAAAGACACCGCGGCCACCGGCATTGCGGCAGAAACCTTGCGCCGGCAGTTCGCCGGAAAAGAGTTCGAGCTGCGTACCTGGCAGGATCTCGACGAGTTCTACAACCAGACCGTGACGCTCTATCGCCAGCAATTTGGATTTCTCACCGCCATCATTCTGGTGATGCTGCTGCTCTCTGTCTCGAACACGGTGAATATCGGCATCTTCGAGCGCGTCAGCGAGTTCGGCACCATGCTGGCGCTGGGAAATCGCGCCTCTCGGGTATTCGGCTTGATCGTGACGGAAAGCGTCTGCCTCGGATTGATCGGCAGTCTGCTGGGGGTCGTGATCGGTGTCGTGCTGGCGCTGGCAATCTCGCAAGTCGGCATTCCGATGCCACCACCGCCGAATGCCGATCAGGGCTACATCTCCAAGGTGTTGGTGGTGCCGGAGGTGATCGGTCTGGCTTTTCTCACCGGGCTGTTGGCAGCAGCCCTCGCCTCGATCCTGCCGGCACGCAAGGTCAGCCGCATGCAGATTGCCGAGGCCTTGCGCCAAGGGGTGTAG
- a CDS encoding PEP-CTERM/exosortase system-associated acyltransferase: MLVELLTHHGKRDLLAPSFSFRRLLSREEEGEVFRAIARLRYEVYCEECRYLDSAAYPSGLETDEYDERSIHISAQNAEGEIVGTVRLVLARGEQIFPFEEHCAVFPDFAFPPKEQCAEVSRLIVKKNYRRRAGDNLQGVTREFQQHGSASEIAPEPPHVFKHRNRRNRSPQIMLGMYREMYRYSRQNGIRFWYAAMEKGLARLLDRMGFHFVPVGPETDYYGPVTTYLADLRQLESALNNANRFLLAWFQDEPISDWLLITTLVKYKLGHFGKL, encoded by the coding sequence ATGTTGGTTGAACTACTCACCCATCATGGCAAGCGGGATCTGCTTGCGCCGAGTTTCTCTTTTCGTCGCCTGCTGTCGAGGGAGGAGGAGGGGGAGGTGTTCCGCGCCATCGCCCGTCTGCGCTACGAGGTGTATTGCGAAGAATGTCGGTATCTCGATTCCGCCGCATACCCTTCGGGGCTCGAAACCGATGAGTATGACGAGCGCTCGATCCACATTTCGGCGCAGAATGCCGAAGGCGAAATCGTCGGCACGGTTCGTTTGGTGTTGGCCAGAGGGGAGCAGATCTTCCCTTTCGAGGAGCATTGCGCGGTATTCCCGGACTTCGCTTTTCCTCCCAAGGAGCAGTGTGCCGAGGTTTCTCGCCTGATCGTCAAGAAGAATTATCGACGGCGTGCCGGCGACAACTTGCAGGGGGTGACGCGGGAATTCCAGCAGCATGGCAGCGCCAGCGAAATTGCTCCCGAACCCCCGCATGTCTTCAAACACCGCAACCGGCGTAATCGCAGCCCGCAGATCATGCTCGGCATGTATCGGGAAATGTATCGCTACAGTCGGCAAAACGGCATTCGTTTCTGGTATGCCGCGATGGAGAAGGGGCTGGCCCGCCTGCTGGATCGCATGGGCTTCCATTTCGTGCCGGTGGGGCCGGAAACGGATTATTACGGTCCGGTGACGACCTATCTCGCCGATTTGCGCCAGCTCGAAAGCGCGCTCAACAACGCCAACCGCTTCCTGCTCGCCTGGTTCCAGGATGAACCGATTTCCGACTGGCTCCTGATCACCACGCTGGTGAAATACAAATTGGGGCATTTCGGCAAGCTCTGA
- a CDS encoding ABC transporter permease, protein MRVLALFPLVLRNLLRQRRRALIAVFSVAFGIAALAVANGYIAWMFFDFREATIESQYAHIQVTRPRYHEDGRADPFRFLLPDDAAAVSLAKLNHVRAWGARLAFSGLLSKGETTLSFIGEGFNPATDLTGDRALRIVAGRKLTADDRNKILLGKGLALQLGAQPGDAVVLLVDNPGSGLSAIDANIAGIFESVSKAYDDSALLVPIDAARKLLKVSGAHSWLVYLDKTENTAGVAEALRRQFDPRQFEVRTWDQLAEFYARAVDLFRQQLDVVRFIVFAIILLGIGNTMMMSVMERTGEIGTMMALGVRRRAVLNQFLAEGALIGLLGGISGLLLAWLASIGVDALRIEMPPPPGLTRGYVARILLTPTIAAEAMGIAVVTTVLASLYPAWKASRMMIVDALRKNK, encoded by the coding sequence ATGCGCGTCCTTGCCTTGTTCCCCCTCGTCCTGCGCAACCTGCTGCGCCAGCGGCGGCGGGCGCTCATCGCAGTGTTCTCCGTGGCTTTCGGTATCGCTGCGCTGGCAGTGGCAAACGGCTACATCGCCTGGATGTTCTTCGATTTCCGCGAGGCGACGATCGAATCGCAATACGCGCATATCCAAGTGACGCGACCTCGTTACCATGAGGACGGGCGGGCCGATCCATTTCGTTTCCTGTTGCCCGACGACGCTGCCGCGGTTTCCTTGGCAAAACTAAACCATGTTCGCGCCTGGGGAGCGCGGTTGGCTTTCTCGGGTCTCTTGAGCAAGGGGGAAACGACGCTCTCTTTCATCGGGGAAGGCTTCAATCCGGCCACCGATCTGACGGGCGATCGGGCGCTGCGCATCGTCGCCGGACGCAAGCTGACTGCGGATGATCGAAACAAGATCCTGCTGGGCAAAGGGCTTGCCTTGCAACTGGGGGCACAACCCGGCGATGCCGTGGTGCTCCTGGTCGATAATCCTGGCAGCGGTTTGAGCGCCATCGATGCCAACATCGCCGGTATTTTCGAATCGGTCAGCAAGGCCTATGACGATAGCGCGCTGCTGGTGCCGATCGATGCCGCACGCAAGCTGCTCAAGGTGTCCGGAGCTCACAGCTGGCTGGTGTATCTCGACAAGACGGAAAACACCGCTGGCGTGGCCGAAGCCTTGCGTCGGCAGTTCGACCCCCGCCAGTTCGAGGTGCGTACCTGGGATCAGCTTGCCGAGTTCTATGCGCGGGCGGTCGATCTGTTTCGCCAGCAACTCGACGTGGTGCGCTTCATCGTCTTTGCGATCATCCTGCTCGGCATCGGCAACACGATGATGATGAGCGTAATGGAGCGCACCGGCGAGATCGGCACGATGATGGCGCTGGGGGTGCGGCGGCGTGCCGTGCTGAACCAGTTCCTGGCCGAAGGCGCGTTGATCGGCTTGCTGGGCGGCATCAGCGGCTTGCTCTTGGCGTGGCTGGCCAGCATCGGGGTCGATGCGTTGCGGATCGAAATGCCGCCGCCGCCCGGTTTGACCCGTGGCTACGTCGCCCGGATTTTGCTGACCCCGACCATTGCGGCAGAGGCGATGGGTATCGCCGTGGTGACGACGGTATTGGCGAGTCTGTATCCGGCCTGGAAAGCCTCGCGCATGATGATCGTCGATGCGCTGCGCAAGAACAAGTAG
- a CDS encoding S1C family serine protease, which produces MKPRLPGQRLFALLFCLMLALPARAGLPDTIERIKPALVVVGLYNKLKSPAFQMRGTGFAVGDGRLIATNAHVVPETMGNEPGQDQLAILARFGSERRVIAVRLVTRDADHDLALLRFDGPPLPTVTLGDSDTVREGQAVAFSGFPIGSVLGFSPVTHRGIVSSITPISVPGNTASQLKTPSIRSLRSGPFPIFQLDATAYPGNSGGPLFDADTGEVIGILNMVFIKTTKEAVLEKPSGISYAIPIKHLKELIGAEK; this is translated from the coding sequence ATGAAGCCGCGGCTTCCCGGGCAGCGGCTCTTTGCGCTGCTCTTCTGCCTGATGCTCGCGCTGCCGGCGCGAGCCGGGCTGCCCGACACGATCGAACGCATCAAGCCCGCGCTGGTCGTCGTCGGCCTCTACAACAAACTGAAAAGTCCCGCCTTCCAAATGCGTGGCACCGGCTTCGCCGTTGGCGACGGCCGGCTAATCGCCACCAACGCGCATGTCGTGCCGGAAACCATGGGAAACGAGCCCGGCCAAGATCAGCTGGCCATCCTCGCCAGGTTCGGCAGCGAGCGACGCGTGATCGCGGTTCGCCTGGTGACGCGCGATGCCGACCACGACCTGGCACTGCTGCGCTTCGATGGGCCACCGTTGCCTACCGTGACGCTCGGCGACTCCGATACCGTGCGCGAAGGCCAGGCCGTTGCCTTCAGCGGCTTCCCGATCGGCAGCGTGCTGGGGTTCTCGCCGGTCACCCACCGCGGCATCGTCTCCTCGATCACGCCGATCAGCGTCCCTGGCAATACCGCCAGCCAGCTCAAGACGCCTTCGATCCGCAGCCTGCGCTCTGGCCCTTTTCCCATCTTCCAACTCGATGCGACTGCTTATCCTGGCAACAGCGGCGGGCCACTGTTCGATGCCGATACCGGTGAAGTGATCGGCATCCTCAACATGGTGTTCATCAAGACGACCAAGGAAGCCGTGTTGGAAAAACCGTCGGGAATCAGCTATGCGATCCCGATAAAGCACCTGAAAGAACTGATCGGTGCCGAGAAATGA
- a CDS encoding TIGR03013 family XrtA/PEP-CTERM system glycosyltransferase: MPLKTMGHTFRPDTLLEVIFDFGFVFVGILVAVMWVKNGLPVDYGLVAIYAAILSLVMLAINAWLGFYQRIHDRTIEDSRARAVLSLHLSIPVAYVIFLILPSVNADRNLLELSGMAALFGMLSYRVMASHRRQRALVTLRLLIFGAGEHAASVAASLSKEDQTVRIVGFYPGHPSEPVMVPQEMLIPREKSLVDVVNELKVDEIVVAIGERRGGRMPLRELLDCRLSGVLVLDMSSHFERMLGQIRLDALRAGWLIFGDGFRQNTGRTVVKRIFDIVVATLLLIVFSPLMLITALAILIEDGPPILYRQERVGLNGRLFNVIKFRSMKKDAEKDGTPRWASKNDTRVTRVGRIIRKLRIDELPQLFSVLKGDMSMVGPRPERAYFVDQLTKEIPFYAVRHSVKPGVTGWAQVRYHYGSSVDDAAQKLQYDLYYVKNHTLLLDLVILFETVGVVVGGKGAQ; the protein is encoded by the coding sequence ATGCCGCTGAAGACGATGGGGCATACTTTTCGCCCCGATACTCTGCTCGAGGTGATTTTCGACTTCGGCTTCGTCTTCGTCGGCATTCTCGTCGCCGTGATGTGGGTCAAAAACGGCCTGCCGGTTGATTACGGACTGGTCGCCATCTACGCGGCCATCCTGTCGCTGGTGATGCTGGCGATCAATGCCTGGCTGGGCTTCTATCAGCGCATCCACGACCGGACGATCGAGGATTCGCGCGCGCGGGCGGTGCTGTCGCTGCACCTGTCGATCCCGGTGGCCTATGTGATCTTCCTGATCCTGCCGTCGGTCAATGCCGACCGTAATCTGCTCGAACTGTCCGGTATGGCGGCCCTGTTCGGCATGCTGAGCTATCGGGTGATGGCCAGCCACCGGCGTCAGCGCGCATTGGTGACGCTGCGTCTGCTGATTTTCGGCGCTGGCGAACATGCGGCATCGGTTGCGGCCTCGTTGAGCAAGGAGGACCAGACGGTGCGTATCGTCGGGTTTTATCCGGGACATCCGAGCGAACCGGTGATGGTGCCGCAGGAGATGCTCATTCCGCGAGAGAAAAGCCTCGTCGATGTCGTCAATGAACTGAAAGTCGACGAGATCGTCGTCGCCATCGGCGAGCGACGCGGCGGCCGGATGCCGCTGCGCGAATTGCTCGACTGCCGTCTTTCGGGGGTCCTGGTGCTCGACATGTCGAGCCATTTCGAGCGCATGCTGGGCCAGATCCGTCTCGATGCGCTGCGTGCCGGCTGGTTGATCTTCGGCGACGGTTTTCGTCAAAACACTGGGCGGACGGTGGTCAAACGCATCTTCGACATCGTCGTCGCGACGCTCCTGCTGATCGTCTTCTCACCCTTGATGCTGATCACCGCGCTGGCCATCCTGATCGAGGATGGTCCCCCAATTCTCTATCGCCAGGAGCGGGTGGGATTGAACGGCCGTCTGTTCAACGTAATCAAGTTTCGCAGCATGAAGAAGGATGCGGAGAAGGACGGCACCCCGCGCTGGGCGTCGAAAAACGATACACGCGTGACGAGAGTCGGACGCATCATCCGCAAGTTGCGCATCGACGAACTGCCGCAATTGTTCTCTGTCCTCAAGGGTGACATGAGCATGGTCGGCCCCCGTCCGGAACGTGCCTATTTCGTCGATCAGCTGACCAAGGAGATTCCGTTCTATGCCGTGCGCCATAGCGTCAAGCCCGGCGTGACCGGCTGGGCGCAGGTGCGCTACCACTATGGATCGAGCGTCGACGATGCGGCGCAGAAATTGCAATACGATCTATATTACGTAAAAAATCATACCCTACTGCTCGATCTGGTGATCCTGTTCGAAACAGTGGGGGTCGTGGTGGGAGGTAAAGGTGCTCAGTGA
- a CDS encoding THxN family PEP-CTERM protein, giving the protein MKTFRNTLATIIAGSVALGALEAQAAYSPTTLTFAQSSGFETSSSSLTSTDNQGADDSIRWYEHLSGVTPPVGTFDTIAWGLPSKNNGGLMLTDPFTISGDVNTVYSGLRVTGLTGSVTTGADIGLWGAYQPITTLYHKNSTISGSAFTLKKATIGSNLSIGLYNDPYHQVPITFTETMNVGNVPGDCAAGAPNNSICDDLFKFQLTSFAPITFSIDGKTFEADFGIGLFHNSSTNFPGCDGSGVCTVWTAEGVISDLSVLMRIREIPEPASMALVGLGLVGLAGLRRRRNA; this is encoded by the coding sequence ATGAAAACCTTTCGTAACACTCTTGCAACGATCATCGCTGGATCAGTCGCCCTTGGTGCTTTAGAGGCTCAAGCTGCTTACTCGCCAACCACCCTAACTTTTGCACAAAGCTCAGGTTTCGAGACTTCATCTTCATCATTGACCAGCACTGACAACCAAGGTGCGGATGACAGTATTCGCTGGTATGAGCATTTGTCGGGCGTGACGCCTCCGGTAGGAACTTTCGATACGATTGCTTGGGGTCTGCCCAGTAAGAACAACGGTGGGCTGATGCTTACTGACCCCTTCACCATTAGCGGCGATGTAAATACTGTCTATAGCGGATTGCGTGTCACTGGCCTGACCGGGAGTGTGACTACTGGGGCTGATATCGGTCTGTGGGGTGCGTATCAGCCGATCACCACCCTGTATCATAAAAACAGCACGATCAGCGGTAGTGCCTTCACGCTTAAAAAAGCTACGATTGGTTCCAATTTGTCTATAGGGCTTTACAATGATCCATATCATCAGGTACCCATTACATTTACGGAGACGATGAATGTGGGCAATGTGCCTGGTGACTGCGCTGCCGGTGCTCCGAACAATAGTATCTGTGATGACCTCTTCAAGTTTCAACTGACGAGTTTCGCTCCAATCACGTTCTCGATTGATGGCAAGACTTTTGAGGCAGACTTTGGTATTGGGCTCTTCCATAACTCCTCCACGAACTTTCCGGGCTGTGACGGTAGCGGTGTTTGCACGGTATGGACTGCTGAAGGGGTGATCAGCGATTTAAGCGTGCTAATGCGTATTCGCGAAATCCCTGAGCCTGCTTCGATGGCGCTGGTAGGTCTCGGCCTCGTTGGTCTGGCTGGTCTGCGTCGTCGCAGGAACGCGTGA
- a CDS encoding HprK-related kinase A has translation MRLADSTLSRITASLRAEGLWLQLSPFVVSIRSDAPGLADVLLQMYADFSVAEPGSFADFHIELRRARGLRRWIRPQVDFHFDGMPTFHPLPLDQAYPMLEWGLNWCIASHAHQFLIIHAAVIERGGRAVIMPAPPGSGKSTLCAALVNRGWRLLSDELALLAVDTGQLVPLARPINLKNRSIEIIRRFVPECVMTSPVHDTRKGMVALMRPPADSVRRIDEVAVPAWVVFPKYLPDTPATFLPFSKGQTCLRVAQESFNYDIHGRRGFEIITRMIDGCDCYEFSYGDLEDAMQAFDSLAASTSD, from the coding sequence TTGAGGCTGGCCGACTCGACCCTTTCACGAATTACTGCCAGCTTGAGGGCGGAAGGGCTTTGGTTGCAGCTCTCGCCGTTTGTCGTATCCATACGCAGCGACGCCCCTGGCCTAGCCGATGTGCTACTCCAAATGTATGCGGATTTCTCGGTCGCAGAGCCTGGTTCGTTTGCGGATTTCCATATCGAATTGCGACGCGCAAGGGGGCTCAGACGCTGGATCAGGCCTCAGGTCGATTTTCATTTCGACGGCATGCCAACGTTCCATCCCTTACCGCTGGATCAGGCTTATCCGATGCTCGAATGGGGGCTCAACTGGTGCATCGCCTCGCATGCCCATCAATTCCTGATCATCCACGCCGCGGTGATCGAACGTGGCGGAAGAGCAGTGATCATGCCCGCGCCACCAGGCTCGGGGAAAAGCACCCTCTGTGCCGCATTGGTCAACCGTGGCTGGCGTCTGCTCTCGGATGAATTGGCCTTGTTGGCGGTCGATACCGGCCAGCTCGTGCCGCTGGCGCGACCGATCAACCTCAAGAATCGATCGATCGAGATCATCAGGCGCTTCGTTCCTGAATGCGTGATGACATCACCGGTACATGACACACGCAAGGGAATGGTGGCGCTGATGCGCCCACCTGCCGACAGCGTTCGGCGCATCGACGAAGTGGCCGTGCCGGCCTGGGTCGTATTTCCGAAGTATCTGCCCGATACGCCAGCGACTTTCCTCCCATTCAGCAAGGGGCAGACCTGTCTCAGGGTTGCCCAGGAATCCTTCAATTACGATATCCACGGGCGCAGGGGATTCGAGATCATTACCCGGATGATCGATGGCTGCGATTGCTACGAATTCAGCTACGGCGATCTCGAAGACGCCATGCAGGCATTCGATTCTTTGGCTGCGTCCACATCAGATTGA